CGGTCGGTCGGGCGGGATGCCGGCGACGCCGCGACGCCGCGTCGTGCCGCCGGGGCACCGCGTCTACGCCATCGGCGACATCCACGGCCGGCTCGATCTGCTGACGGCGCTGCACGAGGCGATCCTCGAGGACCATGCCGCCCGACCGGCGGTCGAGACCGCCTCGCTGATCTATCTCGGCGACTACGTCGACCGCGGGCCCGACTCCAAGGGCGTCATCGACCTGCTGGTGTCGGATCCGCTGCCGACCTTCGCCGCGGTCCATCTGATGGGCAACCACGACGAGGCGATGCTGCGCTTCCTCGACGACCCGTCGATCGGCCCGACCTGGTCGAGCTTCGGCGGCGACGCCACCCTGTTGAGCTACGGCGTGCGCGCCACGCCGGGGCTGATCGGCATGAAGCGCCACGCCGACATGCGCCGGCAACTGGTCGAACGGATCCCGGCGTCGCACGTCGACTTCCTGCGCGACCTCCAGATGCTGTGCGAGGCCGGCGACTACGCCTTCGTGCACGCCGGGGTGAAGCCGGGGGTGCCGCTGGGCGCCCAGCGCGCCGCCGACGCGCTGTGGATCCGCGACGAGTTCCTGTCGAGCCCGGTCGAGCACGGCCGCGTCATCGTGCACGGCCACACGCCGACGGCGGCGCCGGTGGTGCGCGCCAACCGCATCGGCATCGACACCGGCGCCTTCGCGTCGGGCGTGCTCACGTGCCTGGGGCTGGAGGACGACCAGCGCTGGTTCCTCGCCACCGCCGCGGTCGAGCGGGCGCGGACGGCGGCGCGGTAGATCTTCTTCCGCCCGGCGCGCGGCCGGCTATGGATTTCGAGTAGGGGCACGGATCGATGTCGAAGAGAATCCTCGTCACCGGCGGCGCCGGCTTCCTCGGCTCGCACCTGTGCGAGCGGCTGCTGGCGGACGGCCACGACGTGCTGTGCGTCGACAACTACTTCACCGGCACCAAGCGCAACATCGTGCCGCTGCTCGAGCATCCGCACTTCGAGGTGCTGCGCCACGACGTGACCTTCCCGCTCTACGTCGAGGTCGACGAGATCTACAACCTCGCCTGCCCGGCCTCGCCGATCCACTACCAGTTCGATCCGGTGCAGACGACCAAGACCAGCGTGCACGGCGCCATCAACATGCTGGGGCTGGCCAAGCGCACGCGGGCCAAGATCTTCCAGGCCTCGACCAGCGAGGTCTACGGCGACCCCGACGTGCATCCGCAGCCCGAGAGCTACCGCGGCAACGTCAACCCGATCGGCCCGCGCGCCTGCTACGACGAGGGCAAGCGCTGCGCCGAGACGCTGTTCTTCGACTACCACCGCCAGCACAAGCTGCGCGATCCGGGTCGCGCGCATCTTCAACACCTACGGCCCGCGCATGCACCCCAACGACGGCCGCGTGGTGTCGAACTTCATCGTCCAGGCGCTGAAGGGCGAGCCGATCACGATCTACGGCGACGGCCAGCAGACGCGCTCGTTCTGCTACGTCGACGACCTGATCGAGGGTTTCGTCCGCCTCATGGCGGCGCCGGACGGGACCACCGGCCCGGTCAATCTCGGCAACCCCGGCGAGTTCACGATCCGCGAACTGGCCGAGAAGGTGATCGCGCTGACCAACTCGAAATCGAAGCTGGTGCGCAAGCCGTTGCCGGTCGACGACCCGCTGCAGCGCAAGCCCGACATCCGGCTGGCGAAGAAGCTCCTGAAGTGGACGCCGGCGGTCCGGCTCGACGCCGGCCTCAAGAAGACCATCGCCTATTTCGACGACCTGCTGACCAACGGCGAACCCTACGGCGAGCGCCGCGCCTGACGGCGCGCGGAAACTCCAGAACAATTGCACAGGATCGGCAAACCAGCGGCCTATAGCGGGCCGCATGGACGCGCGCACCGATTTCGCGAGAACCTCCGCGCTACGACGCACCATGTTGGCGGGCGGGATCGTTCGCTGCTGTGCCCTGATTGTATTGGCTGCGATCTGGCTCTTCGCCGAGCTCTGTTTTTTTCTCGGCTACCCTACGCCTGTGGTGCAGATGGTAGCGGCGACCGTGATGGTTCAGATCCCGGCGTATTGGATCGGCATCTTCACGCTTTCAGTCCTCAATCGCGACTGGACGTCGATCACCGTCGGCGTAGCGACAGCGATCCCCTCAATCGCTCTTGCGGTGGGTGTGTGGACTCTTCCGCTTCGGGATATCCGTTTCTGGGCGTTGTCGCCGTACTACCTATATGAGGTGTCGCGCGCGACCCCGGGGCCGGATGGGCGGCGCGCCGTTTCGTTCCCGATCGGCACGGTCCACGGCTTCCTCTCGCCAAGCTACCTGCTGAGCGTCGAATACGATGAAGGTGACGATTTCAGCAATCCTCGAGAAGAGTGTGACCGATGGGCGAGGCGCCATTGCCCCGTGTACGTGGAGCGCCTCCACGGTAGTTACTACTTCAAGCGCGTCATGTTTTGAGCGTGCCCGCGCCCGCTGTGCCCCCTGTCATCCCGAGCGCAGCGAGGGATCCAGGGTCGGCGCCTGGATCCCTCGCTGCGCTCGGGATGACAGGGGGGGGTGGACGTTCCGCGGGTGCGTCAATCGCGGCCGCGCCGGCCCCGCGCGTCATCCGTGTCCGCGCGCGCCGGGCGCATCCGCCCCTCAGTCCCGGCCGTACTGGTCCTCGTAACGGACGATGTCGTCCTCGCCGAGATAGGCGCCGGACTGGACCTCGATGAGGTGCAGCGGCTGGTCGCCGGGGTTCTCGAGGCGATGGCGGGTGCCCAGCGGGATGTAGGTCGACTGGTTCTCGAACAGCTCGAACACGTCGTTGCCTCGGGTGACGCGCGCGACGCCGCGCACCACGATCCAGTGCTCGGCGCGCTGGTTGTGCTTCTGCAGACTCAGCGCGCGGCCGGGCACCACCTGGATGTGCTTGACCTGGTGACGTTGGAAGCCGTACACCGTCTCGCAGTAGCTCCACGAGCGGAACACCTTGAGATGCGTCGAGCCCTCGGCGCGGCCGGCGCTCTTGAGGCGCTCGACCACTTTCTTGACGTCCTGGGCGCGGCGGCGGTCGGCCACCAGCACGGCGTCGGCCGACGCCACCACGATCAGGTCGCTGACGCCGAGCGTCGCCACCATCACGCCGTCCTCGGCGCGCACGTAGCTGTCCCTGGTGTCCACCGCCTCGGCGGCGCCGACCAGCGCGTTGCCGGCGGCGTCGCGCGCCGCGATGGTCCATAGCGCATCCCACGAGCCGACGTCGTTCCAGCCCATGTCGACCGGCACGACGGCGGCGCGCGCGGTGCGCTCCATGACGGCGTAGTCGATGGATTTCGACGGCGAGGCCTCGAACGCCGCCTTGTCGAGGCGGATGAAGTCGAGGTCGCGGCGCGCGGTCTGGAACGAGGCGGCGCAGGCGGCGAGGATCTCGGGCTCGAAGCGCTTCAGCTCGGCGAGGTAGAGGTCCGAGCGCATCAGGAAGATGCCGCCGTTCCACACGTGGTCGCCGGCCTCGAGGAAGCGCCGCGCCGTGGCGGCGTCGGGCTTCTCGACGAAGCGCGCGACGGCGCGCACGCCCGGCGCGTGCGGCGCGGGGGCGCCTAGCTGGATGTAGCCGAAGCCGGTCTCGGGCGCGTGCGGGGTGACGCCGAAGGTGACAAGGTCGCCGTCCATGGCGGCGACGAGTCCGGCGTCGACGGCGGCGAGGAAAGCCTCGGGCCGGCGCACCGCGTGGTCCGACGGCAGCACCAGGATCGGCCGCCGCGGATCGCCGGCGGCGGCCATCAGCGCGCCGATGGCGACCGCCGGGGCGGTGTTGCGGGGGGCGGGCTCGAGCACGATCGCGGCCGGGACCACGCCGATCGCGCGGGTCTGCTCGGCCACCAGGAAGCGGTGCTCGGCGTTGCACACGATCACCGGCGGCAGGAAGCGCGCCGGGTCGGCGACGCGCTCCACCGTCTGCTGGAGCAGGGACCGTTCGCCAGTCAGGGCCAGGAACTGCTTCGGGTACGCTTCACGGGACAGCGGCCACAGGCGCGTCCCCGACCCGCCGGACAGGATCACCGGCTGGATCGGCGCGCCAGGCGCGAAAGGATCTGACATCGGCTGCACGTTCTCCGAGGGCCGGCCGGTCGCGACGACCGCGGCCGGGAGCGCGTCAGGCGGCGGCCGGGCGCGACAGGCCGTTCACCCGCGATTCCTTGCCGGCAACCATTTCGTCGTAAATCCAACGATAGGTCTTTTCCATGCCGTCTTCCAGGCGCACCGACGGCGCCCAGCCCAGCACCTGCTTGATCAGCGTGTTGTCGCTGTTGCGGCCGCGCACGCCCTTGGGCGCGTCCAGCTTGTAGTGGCGCAGCAGCTTCACGCCGGCGATGCGCTCGACGATGTCGACCAGCTGGTTGATGGTCACCAGCTCGTCGCTGCCGACGTTGAGTGGCTCCTCGAACTCGCTGGCGGTGAGCCGCGTGGTGCCGACCAGGCAGTCGTCGATGTACATGAACGAGCGTGTCTGCTCGCCGTCGCCCCAGATCTCGATCTCGTGGCGGCCCGACATCTTGGCCTGGATGATCTTGCGGCACACCGCGGCCGGCGCCTTCTCACGGCCGCCGTCGTAGGTGCCGTTGGGGCCGTAGACGTTGTGGTAGCGCGCCATGCGCGTCTTGATGCCGAAATCCTCGCGGAAGTGGCGGCACATGCGCTCGCTGAACAGCTTCTCCCAGCCGTAGCCGTCCTCCGGCATGGCGGGGTAGGCGTCGGCCTCCTTGAGGGCCGTGACGTCGGAATCGGTCTGCTTGTCGGCGGCGTAGACGCAGGCCGAGGACGAGAAGAAGTAGCGCTCGACCCCGTAGTCGCGCGCCGCCATCAGCATGTGGGTGTTGGTCAGGACCGAGAGCATGCACTCGGCCTTGTGGGTCTCGATGAACCCCATGCCGCCCATGTCGGCGGCCAGATTGTAGACGGTGCGGGCGCCCCGGCTGGCGCGGTAGGCGCTCTCGCGCTGGCTGACGTCGAGGCTCAGGCTCTCGGCGGTGGGGTGGATCTGGTACCAATGCTCGAGCGGTTTGACGTCGACCGCGCGCACGCGCGAATGGCCGAACTCGGACTGGAGGTAACCGACAAGGTGCCCGCCGATGAATCCGCCGGCTCCCGTGACGACGACGAGGTCAGTATCGTTCATGGTGAAACCTTGTTAATAAATTACATTAAGAATGATGTGAGTATATAAATTTTTCAGAGAGTTGCGAGCGTTTTATAACGTTCTTCATTAATTTATGACTCATGCATGTGGAATCGCAGATATGGGGCGTCCGGCAATGACGGCTGCCCCATTTGTTGCGGATTCGTCCGGCTCCGGTCATGTTCGACTGCACGTTCGCTGCAAGATGTCCTCAAATTTATCCCCGATCCGGTCGATGTCAAACGTCCGCATGGCGTAGGCCCGGGCCTTCGCGCCGGCCAGTTCCCGTGCCGCCGGCTCGGTCGTCAACGCCTTTGCGGCGGCCACGAATCCGGCCTCGTCCGCGGGGCCGACGACCCGCCCCGCGCCCTCCGCGGCGATCGTCCGGGCCGCCAGATTCTCCGGCGGCATGGCGGCCAGCAGCGGCTTTCCGGCGCAGAGATACGTCAGCACCTTGGACGGCACCGAGTAGACGCCGGCGTCCGGTTCGAGGATCGCCATCAGCACGTCGGCGGAGGCCAGCATGTCCGGCACCCGGTCGAACGGCTGGAATGGCAGCAGCAGCAGATTGTCGAGTCCGCGCTCGGCCTTGCGCTCGGCCAGCCACGCCGCGCCGAGACCCTCCGACACCACCACCACCCGCGCGGCCGGGTCCGCCCGCCGGTCCTCGGCCAACGCCAGCAACAGGCCGGGGTTGTGCTTCAGCCCGAGCGTGCCGGAATAGAGGAACACCGTACGCCCGACGAGATCGTGTTCCCGGGAGAAGGGATTGTCCCGCGGCCGCAACGGCAGCTCGTCCAGCGGCGCCCAGTTCTCGACCGTCGTCATGCGGTCGTCGCGCACGCCCCAGCCGCGCAGCAGGGGCCTGAAATCGTCGGTGATCGGCACGACGTGGTCGCTGCCGCGCAGCAAGCCGCCCTCCAGCCGCCGGTAGTGCCAGGCCACCGGCGCGCCGAGCGGGCCGAATTTGCGCCCGAGGATGCGGGCGATCGCCTCGGCGTAGATGTCCTGCACCCAGAAAACGAAGCCGGCGCCGTTGTCCGCGCACCACCGCCTCGGCGCCACCAGCGCGTCGGGCGGGGTGTTGCTCATCAACGCCACGTCCGGCTTGAACGCCGCCAGCGCGTCGCGCAGCAGGCCGCCGTAGCGGCGCTCCTGGCGGAAGCGTTTGACGTAGCTGTACTTCGCCAGCGACTCGCCGGGATCGATGGCGGCGACCTCGAACGTCTCCGGATCGCCGGGAAGGCGGGCCAGCGCGCCGCGCGGCGTCTGGATCGCCGACGAGAAGAGGTGGCGCACGGCGTGGCCGCGCCGCGCCAGCTCGCGCGCCAGCTGGACCTGGAAGGGATGTCCGGAATAGTCGTGCAGCAGGATGCGCATGGCGCGGCGTGGATCCGGGTCGGCGGGGCGGCGGTGCGCCGCAGGTCAGTAGGCGTTTTTGCCGCGCAGCACCGCGACCACGGTCAGCAGGACGATCTTGATGTCGAAATACAGCGACCAGTTCTCGATGTAGTAGAGGTCGTGGTCGACGCGCCGCTGTATCTTCTCGATCGTGTCGGTCTCGCCGCGCCAGCCGTTGACCTGGGCCCAGCCGGTCAGGCCCGGCTTGACGCGGTGGCGGGCGGCGTACTCGTCGACCGCCTCCTCGAACAGCACGTTCTCGGCCTTGGTGTCGATCGGGTGCGGCCGGGGACCGACCACCGACATGGTGCCGGACAGCACGTTGAAGATCTGGGGCAGCTCGTCGATCGAGGTGCGGCGCAGGAAGCGGCCGACCCGCGTGATGCGCGGATCGTCGCGCGTCGCCTGTATCGGCGCCAGGTCGCGGCATTCGTCGGCCCGCATCGAGCGGAATTTCCACACCTGGATCTTGCGGTTGTTGAAGCCGTAGCGCATCTGGCGGAACAGCACCGGGCCCTTGCTGTCGAGCTTGATCGCGATCGCCGCCGCCAGCATCACCGGCGAGAACACGACCAGCATCAGGCAGGCCAGCACGATGTCCTCGAGCCGCTTGAGGATCAGCTTCTCCTCCGACAGCGGC
The genomic region above belongs to Rhodospirillales bacterium and contains:
- a CDS encoding serine/threonine protein phosphatase, with the translated sequence MLGRIFGRSGGMPATPRRRVVPPGHRVYAIGDIHGRLDLLTALHEAILEDHAARPAVETASLIYLGDYVDRGPDSKGVIDLLVSDPLPTFAAVHLMGNHDEAMLRFLDDPSIGPTWSSFGGDATLLSYGVRATPGLIGMKRHADMRRQLVERIPASHVDFLRDLQMLCEAGDYAFVHAGVKPGVPLGAQRAADALWIRDEFLSSPVEHGRVIVHGHTPTAAPVVRANRIGIDTGAFASGVLTCLGLEDDQRWFLATAAVERARTAAR
- a CDS encoding mannose-1-phosphate guanylyltransferase/mannose-6-phosphate isomerase, producing the protein MSDPFAPGAPIQPVILSGGSGTRLWPLSREAYPKQFLALTGERSLLQQTVERVADPARFLPPVIVCNAEHRFLVAEQTRAIGVVPAAIVLEPAPRNTAPAVAIGALMAAAGDPRRPILVLPSDHAVRRPEAFLAAVDAGLVAAMDGDLVTFGVTPHAPETGFGYIQLGAPAPHAPGVRAVARFVEKPDAATARRFLEAGDHVWNGGIFLMRSDLYLAELKRFEPEILAACAASFQTARRDLDFIRLDKAAFEASPSKSIDYAVMERTARAAVVPVDMGWNDVGSWDALWTIAARDAAGNALVGAAEAVDTRDSYVRAEDGVMVATLGVSDLIVVASADAVLVADRRRAQDVKKVVERLKSAGRAEGSTHLKVFRSWSYCETVYGFQRHQVKHIQVVPGRALSLQKHNQRAEHWIVVRGVARVTRGNDVFELFENQSTYIPLGTRHRLENPGDQPLHLIEVQSGAYLGEDDIVRYEDQYGRD
- a CDS encoding NAD-dependent epimerase/dehydratase family protein produces the protein MNDTDLVVVTGAGGFIGGHLVGYLQSEFGHSRVRAVDVKPLEHWYQIHPTAESLSLDVSQRESAYRASRGARTVYNLAADMGGMGFIETHKAECMLSVLTNTHMLMAARDYGVERYFFSSSACVYAADKQTDSDVTALKEADAYPAMPEDGYGWEKLFSERMCRHFREDFGIKTRMARYHNVYGPNGTYDGGREKAPAAVCRKIIQAKMSGRHEIEIWGDGEQTRSFMYIDDCLVGTTRLTASEFEEPLNVGSDELVTINQLVDIVERIAGVKLLRHYKLDAPKGVRGRNSDNTLIKQVLGWAPSVRLEDGMEKTYRWIYDEMVAGKESRVNGLSRPAAA
- a CDS encoding glycosyltransferase family 4 protein; protein product: MRILLHDYSGHPFQVQLARELARRGHAVRHLFSSAIQTPRGALARLPGDPETFEVAAIDPGESLAKYSYVKRFRQERRYGGLLRDALAAFKPDVALMSNTPPDALVAPRRWCADNGAGFVFWVQDIYAEAIARILGRKFGPLGAPVAWHYRRLEGGLLRGSDHVVPITDDFRPLLRGWGVRDDRMTTVENWAPLDELPLRPRDNPFSREHDLVGRTVFLYSGTLGLKHNPGLLLALAEDRRADPAARVVVVSEGLGAAWLAERKAERGLDNLLLLPFQPFDRVPDMLASADVLMAILEPDAGVYSVPSKVLTYLCAGKPLLAAMPPENLAARTIAAEGAGRVVGPADEAGFVAAAKALTTEPAARELAGAKARAYAMRTFDIDRIGDKFEDILQRTCSRT